The sequence below is a genomic window from Streptomyces sp. NBC_00289.
GCCCTATTGGACGATCCGTGTCAGGCGTTCTGGGACTGGTCAGCTGTTGGTCAGAATGGGTGCGGTTCCGCGGGAGCCGGGCTCGACGGCGACTGTGCTGGAGCGGAGTCGGGTCTGGCCGTTGGGGCGGGCTGGCCCTGGGCGGGCATTCCTGGGCGGTAGGTCTTGGTGATGGTCGCGGTCGCATGCGCCAGGGATGCGGCGACTTCCTCGACGTCGATCTCAAGGACGGTGCGGCGCTGGCCTTCCTTGCCATCGTAAGTGCGTTGTTTGAGGCGGCCCTGAACGATGACACGCATCCCCTTGGCCAGCGACTGCGCGGCATTTTCGCCGGCCTGTCGCCACAGCGAGCAGCGCAGGAAAAGGGTTTGCCCGTCGACGAACTCATTGCGGTCACGGTCGAAGACGCGGGGGGTGGATGCCACGGTGAACCCGGCCACCGGGATACCGGAGTTGGTGTAGCGCAGTTCCACGTCGGCGGTCAGGTTGCCCACCACCGTCACCAGCGTCTCGCCCGCCATACCGCCACCCTCTTTGCCGTCCGCTCACCGCAATACGCCCACCGTACCGGCCCTGCACCCTGGCTGGCACGATGACCGTATGACGAGCGAGGAGCACACGCTGGAGACGGCAGCCCAGGCACTGCACGATGCACAGGAAGCCGTCCACACGGCTCGCCGGAACCTGACCGCGGCGATCGTGGCCGCATACCAAGGTGGGGAGTCGGCAGCCCGGATCGCGATGCGCACCGGTAGGCACATCATCGAGATCCGGAATCTGCTGGCCGCCGCCCAGGCATCCCGTCGCAGGTAGACCAGTTGTCGCGGCGAGGTTCCCCCGCAGCCGACCCTCACCCCGGAGTCGCTTCGCCTTCTGAGATGAGGCGACGCCCGGCCCGTCGAGTTGCAGCCGAGTGACAACCCGACTTCACCTGCGGCGGCCGGGCCGGGGCCCGCATGGACGTGAATCTACGCCGCTGCCTGACGCTCGTACGGTTTGGTATGCGGCTCAGCGGTGTCCTCACGCCGTGTTCTGGCCCGGGCCCGGCAGCCCGGTGTCCGACCTGCCAGGATGACAACCAGGGCGTGTTATGTAACCCGTGGCGCGTCCTGCGGCCATTCAACAACCGGCCGCGGGGCGCACGGTCTCGGGTGTCCGTAACGGCGCGGCGGCCAGCCCGCGGGCTCAGCTGACCTGCCCCGACCCTGCTGTGCTGGGGCGAGCCATACTGAGGATGACCTCGCTTCGCGTATACGGGGCGGCCGAGAGCGGGAAGTGAGTTTGGCCCGCTGGCGTTCCGCCCGCTCGCTCGGCAGTGGC
It includes:
- a CDS encoding single-stranded DNA-binding protein, translating into MAGETLVTVVGNLTADVELRYTNSGIPVAGFTVASTPRVFDRDRNEFVDGQTLFLRCSLWRQAGENAAQSLAKGMRVIVQGRLKQRTYDGKEGQRRTVLEIDVEEVAASLAHATATITKTYRPGMPAQGQPAPTARPDSAPAQSPSSPAPAEPHPF